The following proteins are encoded in a genomic region of Drosophila willistoni isolate 14030-0811.24 chromosome 3R, UCI_dwil_1.1, whole genome shotgun sequence:
- the LOC6649811 gene encoding neprilysin-4 gives MMLRRIEPCLVLLLAASFVQSTPVKDDLSTEFAKQIIRQSKVADIKAMLNTNIRPCDDFYSYSCGNWHRQNPAQLLNNIMTDTFQLIAKGFDRRLKNLLESTDATKSELEGKLQRFYQSCRMVHRDDVHYKLALENVYREYGELPVLAGDQWNETEFVWWRTAGKIQHKYGKQIILAVDIMRDIKNNTENKVYVGPPDFMRISNSGILNVLEEVGTTNDMKQYLGLTSKQARETSKKHRKLEHDLMAGSSVVEGRSLEDDLTLYSLIELQDKYAPHINFTEFFGLVLGPENVPQVVYIYNEEYLDQTFDTLQATPKSTQANYVLWELLQEYLLDADAAELPKWCIEKTKKYFSKLVDQVVYARYRSPETEAEVFRVWEQIQAVFRQQLAGDKLDWISNSTRQMAIEKLDHMKLYINNYDGENFESFYEGVNIDRLNYVANVQQLRAAQANKTFVKLHGAPTSLEASEILSFTPAYNILENNISIPVALLQPRYFWNVEYPQAFTYATLGYLLAHEMTHGFDDDGRNYDANGNLATWWDYKSRYEFEERRKCFQAQYHAYKYGGTKLPETVLQSENIADNAGVKLAYAAYQRWWEQQTEATRQQETLSGLNMTGNQLFFVAFAQLWCEDVQSLFKSSVASGDNHAPGMYRVIGSLSNFQEFSWVFNCSQSAPMDPEYKCAIY, from the coding sequence ATGATGTTAAGACGCATTGAGCCTTGTctggtgttgctgttggccGCATCCTTTGTCCAAAGCACACCAGTAAAAGATGACCTAAGCACGGAATTCGCAAAACAGATTATACGCCAGTCAAAGGTGGCCGATATTAAAGCGATGCTTAATACTAATATTAGACCATGTGATGATTTCTATAGCTATTCCTGTGGCAATTGGCATCGCCAGAATCCCGCCCAGCTGCTAAACAACATAATGACGGATACATTTCAGTTGATAGCAAAGGGTTTCGATCGGCGTCTAAAGAACCTTTTGGAGTCCACTGATGCCACGAAATCGGAGCTCGAGGGGAAACTGCAACGATTCTATCAATCCTGCAGAATGGTTCATCGCGACGATGTGCACTATAAGTTGGCGCTGGAGAATGTCTATCGTGAGTATGGAGAGTTGCCTGTTCTGGCCGGTGACCAATGGAATGAGACAGAGTTTGTCTGGTGGCGGACAGCAGGCAAAATCCAACACAAGTATGGCAAACAAATAATCCTGGCTGTGGATATTATGCGTGATATTAAAAACAACACGGAGAATAAGGTGTATGTGGGTCCGCCGGACTTTATGAGAATAAGCAATTCGGGCATCTTGAATGTGCTGGAGGAGGTGGGCACAACGAATGACATGAAGCAATATCTGGGTCTTACATCCAAACAGGCCAGAGAGACATCGAAGAAACATCGGAAACTGGAACACGATTTAATGGCCGGTAGTTCAGTGGTCGAAGGACGATCCCTGGAAGATGATTTAACCCTCTATTCCCTAATCGAATTGCAAGATAAATATGCACCACATATTAATTTCACCgaattttttggtttagtACTTGGACCGGAAAATGTGCCTCAAGTCGTTTACATATACAATGAGGAATATTTGGATCAGACCTTTGACACTCTGCAAGCCACACCCAAATCGACGCAGGCGAATTATGTGCTCTGGGAATTGCTTCAGGAGTACCTGCTGGATGCCGATGCTGCAGAATTGCCAAAATGGTGCATCGAAAAGACCAAAAAGTACTTCTCGAAGCTAGTCGATCAAGTGGTCTATGCCAGATATCGTAGTCCGGAAACTGAGGCGGAAGTATTCCGCGTCTGGGAGCAGATACAAGCTGTATTCCGTCAGCAGTTGGCTGGCGATAAACTGGATTGGATATCCAACTCCACGCGTCAGATGGCCATCGAGAAGCTGGATCACATGAAACTCTATATAAATAACTATGATGGTGAAAATTTTGAGTCATTTTACGAGGGCGTGAACATCGATCGGTTGAACTATGTGGCCAATGTGCAGCAGTTGCGGGCAGCTCAGGCTAATAAAACTTTTGTTAAACTTCATGGAGCACCAACCTCATTGGAGGCCAGCGAGATTCTAAGCTTTACGCCAGCCTACAATATATTGGAGAACAACATTAGCATTCCGGTGGCTTTGTTGCAACCGCGTTATTTCTGGAATGTGGAGTACCCGCAGGCATTTACCTATGCCACACTGGGATATCTTCTGGCCCATGAAATGACCCATGGTTTCGATGACGATGGACGAAACTACGATGCAAATGGCAATCTAGCCACCTGGTGGGACTACAAGTCTAGATACGAATTCGAAGAGAGACGTAAATGCTTTCAGGCTCAGTATCATGCTTATAAGTACGGTGGGACCAAATTGCCCGAAACTGTCCTCCAATCGGAGAACATTGCTGACAATGCGGGCGTCAAGTTAGCCTATGCGGCCTATCAACGCTGGTGGGAACAGCAAACGGAAGCTACACGTCAACAGGAGACTCTCTCCGGCTTAAATATGACGGGCAATCAATTATTCTTTGTAGCCTTTGCTCAACTCTGGTGTGAAGATGTCCAATCGCTGTTCAAATCCTCTGTCGCCTCTGGAGACAATCATGCTCCTGGCATGTATCGGGTGATTGGTTCGCTATCTAATTTCCAGGAATTCTCGTGGGTCTTCAATTGCTCACAGTCGGCGCCCATGGATCCAGAGTACAAGTGTGCCATCTACTAG
- the LOC6649812 gene encoding progestin and adipoQ receptor family member 4 isoform X2 produces MDTAAAAAAAVVVDLSSESSTGKSKLVNNLNSNPSPQRTFKPAAAKQPIFTTVLTDHDHVESMSATPPPTPAMARVHCTSNEMDPDPAANGDAQHSLNCKDAASMEHSQTELATSTSSINTSTSTTLPTPALLTSTTTTTAASTAVAVAVVGATSTATTTTTTTETGTGTSTIGTTPLSNASSPTSSMGQLLHWQDMPKYLQFNPYVLNGYRPLQTFKGCLLSLFYWHNETINILTHAIPIFYILAIVPGLMPWDSGYKFLSFCHVFGSVAPWCGSFVYHLFMNIEKGENVYYTLLKLDMVGIWVSQSFGALPLVTATTLCFTPILKWFIIISYCVLSLWGLYKALTASSPWQRRLCFALPFGMRSILTFMRIRGMVGGSHMALSHVYLQDGVSILGGAIGAMRIPEKWFPGVVDFYLNSHNIMHVLVVVAVYSMHKATIKDFEWMSTQTCNAIGNATEQTLGDHVEL; encoded by the exons ATGGacaccgctgccgccgccgctgctgccgtTGTCGTTGACCTGAGCTCAGAGAGCAGCACCGGGAAATCTAAGCTCGTCAACAATCTTAATAGCAATCCCAGCCCCCAACGGACATTTAAACCGGCCGCAGCAAAGCAACCAATTTTCACAACTGTCTTGACTGATCACGATCACGTAGAGTCCATGTCGGCTACACCGCCTCCAACGCCGGCCATGGCACGGGTACACTGTACAAGCAATGAGATGGATCCAGATCCTGCCGCCAATGGTGATGCACAACACAGCCTTAACTGCAAGGACGCGGCGAGCATGGAGCATAGTCAAACGGAGTTGGCAACATCAACGTCTTCCATAAACACAAGCACTTCCACAACGCTTCCAACGCCTGCCTTGCTGACATCTACCACCACAACGACTGCAGCGTCTACAGCCGTAGCAGTGGCAGTTGTAGGTGCAACTTCaaccgcaacaacaacaacaacaacaacagagacTGGAACTGGGACATCGACCATCGGTACGACCCCCCTAAGCAATGCCTCCAGCCCAACATCCAGCATGGGCCAGCTGTTGCACTGGCAGGATATGCCCAAGTATCTGCAATTCAATCCCTATGTGCTCAATGGCTACCGTCCGTTGCAAACCTTCAAAGGCTGCTTGCTCAGTCTCTTTTATTGGCACAACGAGACCATCAACATCCTCACACATG CAATACCCATCTTCTATATACTGGCGATTGTGCCTGGACTGATGCCCTGGGACAGCGGTTACAAGTTTCTATCGTTTTGCCATGTCTTTGGCTCTGTGGCTCCTTGGTGTGGCAGCTTCGTCTACCATCTGTTCATGAACATTGAGAAGGGCGAGAATGTTTACTATACGCTGCTCAAGCTCGACATGGTCGGCATATGGGTGAGCCAGAGCTTTG GTGCCTTGCCCTTGGTGACGGCCACAACGCTCTGCTTCACTCCCATACTCAAATGGTTCATCATAATCTCCTACTGCGTGCTCTCACTCTGGGGTCTATACAAG GCTCTGACCGCAAGTTCGCCTTGGCAACGTCGTCTGTGCTTTGCTCTTCCGTTTGGCATGCGCTCCATTTTGACCTTTATGCGCATCCGTGGAATGGTCGGCGGAAGCCATATGGCCCTTTCCCATGTTTATCTGCAG gATGGTGTTTCCATTCTAGGCGGTGCTATTGGAGCCATGCGTATACCAGAAAAGTGGTTTCCCGGCGTAGTGGATTTCTATCTCAATTCCCATAATATTATGCATGTGCTGGTCGTAGTGGCTGTCTATTCAATGCACAAG GCTACCATTAAGGACTTTGAGTGGATGTCCACACAGACATGCAATGCAATTGGCAATGCCACCGAGCAGACACTGGGTGATCATGTGGAACTATGA
- the LOC6649812 gene encoding progestin and adipoQ receptor family member 4 isoform X1 — MDTAAAAAAAVVVDLSSESSTGKSKLVNNLNSNPSPQRTFKPAAAKQPIFTTVLTDHDHVESMSATPPPTPAMARVHCTSNEMDPDPAANGDAQHSLNCKDAASMEHSQTELATSTSSINTSTSTTLPTPALLTSTTTTTAASTAVAVAVVGATSTATTTTTTTETGTGTSTIGTTPLSNASSPTSSMGQLLHWQDMPKYLQFNPYVLNGYRPLQTFKGCLLSLFYWHNETINILTHAIPIFYILAIVPGLMPWDSGYKFLSFCHVFGSVAPWCGSFVYHLFMNIEKGENVYYTLLKLDMVGIWVSQSFGALPLVTATTLCFTPILKWFIIISYCVLSLWGLYKALTASSPWQRRLCFALPFGMRSILTFMRIRGMVGGSHMALSHVYLQVEVDGVSILGGAIGAMRIPEKWFPGVVDFYLNSHNIMHVLVVVAVYSMHKATIKDFEWMSTQTCNAIGNATEQTLGDHVEL, encoded by the exons ATGGacaccgctgccgccgccgctgctgccgtTGTCGTTGACCTGAGCTCAGAGAGCAGCACCGGGAAATCTAAGCTCGTCAACAATCTTAATAGCAATCCCAGCCCCCAACGGACATTTAAACCGGCCGCAGCAAAGCAACCAATTTTCACAACTGTCTTGACTGATCACGATCACGTAGAGTCCATGTCGGCTACACCGCCTCCAACGCCGGCCATGGCACGGGTACACTGTACAAGCAATGAGATGGATCCAGATCCTGCCGCCAATGGTGATGCACAACACAGCCTTAACTGCAAGGACGCGGCGAGCATGGAGCATAGTCAAACGGAGTTGGCAACATCAACGTCTTCCATAAACACAAGCACTTCCACAACGCTTCCAACGCCTGCCTTGCTGACATCTACCACCACAACGACTGCAGCGTCTACAGCCGTAGCAGTGGCAGTTGTAGGTGCAACTTCaaccgcaacaacaacaacaacaacaacagagacTGGAACTGGGACATCGACCATCGGTACGACCCCCCTAAGCAATGCCTCCAGCCCAACATCCAGCATGGGCCAGCTGTTGCACTGGCAGGATATGCCCAAGTATCTGCAATTCAATCCCTATGTGCTCAATGGCTACCGTCCGTTGCAAACCTTCAAAGGCTGCTTGCTCAGTCTCTTTTATTGGCACAACGAGACCATCAACATCCTCACACATG CAATACCCATCTTCTATATACTGGCGATTGTGCCTGGACTGATGCCCTGGGACAGCGGTTACAAGTTTCTATCGTTTTGCCATGTCTTTGGCTCTGTGGCTCCTTGGTGTGGCAGCTTCGTCTACCATCTGTTCATGAACATTGAGAAGGGCGAGAATGTTTACTATACGCTGCTCAAGCTCGACATGGTCGGCATATGGGTGAGCCAGAGCTTTG GTGCCTTGCCCTTGGTGACGGCCACAACGCTCTGCTTCACTCCCATACTCAAATGGTTCATCATAATCTCCTACTGCGTGCTCTCACTCTGGGGTCTATACAAG GCTCTGACCGCAAGTTCGCCTTGGCAACGTCGTCTGTGCTTTGCTCTTCCGTTTGGCATGCGCTCCATTTTGACCTTTATGCGCATCCGTGGAATGGTCGGCGGAAGCCATATGGCCCTTTCCCATGTTTATCTGCAG GTTGAAGTT gATGGTGTTTCCATTCTAGGCGGTGCTATTGGAGCCATGCGTATACCAGAAAAGTGGTTTCCCGGCGTAGTGGATTTCTATCTCAATTCCCATAATATTATGCATGTGCTGGTCGTAGTGGCTGTCTATTCAATGCACAAG GCTACCATTAAGGACTTTGAGTGGATGTCCACACAGACATGCAATGCAATTGGCAATGCCACCGAGCAGACACTGGGTGATCATGTGGAACTATGA
- the LOC6649809 gene encoding neprilysin-1 produces MQAHQFNFFANILCILILAPYVMMAALDSDANSDFTLNPTIPLHRVIMERAKAAEIKSYMNESADPCSDFYQFACGNYARINSADAQEVASTGLFEQLTKALNHKLMYMLNNKEEDRHDTPEDKQVKIFYESCKRLELGPNYEAKLRELISEFGAMPVLEGDAWQESHFNWLETSARVYYRYGVTAILAIEITKDIAENQINRAYIGQQDFLLESRSMYLDEQNEVYRKIYRNKIQNNLEKFLSVKSSLAKKTAQEIMDFEVELAQGLMDEKEGLDITQTTELLTVPEIHKRYAPVIDVERFFYISLGENVTDPVYEFNRRYQENLLKVIPRTNASTLANYIFYRLVSDFAEVPPESEKKRRESCIDLTKKTFAKNLDNMVYRRYVNTNETSNEIELLWHQLKATFNRTLSFSPLLNWIKPETRQLAIQKLAALTLEINSYTETDFAAELDNLQLTVDDYVENMRQTRLLSMRQVREEMHQPAKPIEDGQLLSYTPANILVENIIKVPVAILQPYQLWSEVYPNAILYGTLASLIAHEIMHTFDDMGRKFDLHGNAHDWWDEKSSENFLERQKCFTAQYARYVYNNIRLKESTSQSENIADNGGVRLAYAAYRNWYNAALANPQTLKQLAKEKLPGLNYTGNQLFFISYAQIWCSDTHSRLRQIQLATDDHVPGKFRVIGPLSNFEEFAKEFQCPSGSRMNPSKKCKIY; encoded by the coding sequence ATGCAAGCGcatcaatttaatttttttgccaACATATTGTGCATATTGATCCTGGCCCCGTATGTCATGATGGCTGCCTTGGATTCGGATGCAAACTCTGATTTCACTCTGAATCCAACAATTCCTCTTCACAGAGTTATAATGGAACGTGCCAAAGCGGCGGAGATAAAGAGCTACATGAACGAGTCAGCCGATCCGTGCTCCGATTTCTATCAATTTGCATGTGGTAATTATGCACGGATTAATTCAGCGGACGCACAGGAAGTAGCCAGTACAGGACTTTTCGAGCAACTAACGAAGGCGCTTAATCATAAACTAATGTATATGTTAAATAACAAAGAAGAGGATCGCCACGATACACCAGAGGATAAGcaagtgaaaatattttatgagTCATGCAAACGACTTGAACTTGGACCCAATTACGAGGCAAAGCTTAGAGAGTTGATATCAGAGTTTGGTGCGATGCCCGTGCTGGAGGGTGATGCATGGCAAGAGTCACATTTTAATTGGTTGGAAACGAGCGCCCGTGTATATTATCGCTACGGTGTGACCGCGATCCTAGCAATAGAAATAACAAAGGATATTgcagaaaatcaaataaatagaGCATACATAGGACAACAGGATTTCTTATTGGAATCGCGAAGCATGTACCTGGACGAACAGAATGAGGTTTATCGCAAAATCTATCGaaataagattcaaaataatttagaaaaatttctTAGTGTCAAGTCGTCGTTGGCCAAGAAAACAGCTCAAGAAATTATGGATTTTGAAGTGGAATTGGCACAGGGACTCATGGACGAGAAAGAAGGTCTAGACATAACCCAAACGACCGAGTTATTAACGGTTCCCGAGATACATAAACGCTATGCTCCAGTCATTGATGTAGAGCGCTTCTTTTACATAAGTTTGGGTGAGAATGTAACGGATCCTGTCTACGAATTCAACAGACGGTATCAGGAAAATCTTCTTAAGGTTATACCACGTACAAATGCTAGTACATTGGCCAATTATATATTCTATCGACTGGTCAGTGATTTTGCCGAAGTTCCACCGGAATCAGAGAAAAAGAGACGGGAGTCCTGCATCGATCTAACCAAGAAGACTTTCGCCAAAAATTTAGATAACATGGTATATCGTCGTTATGTTAACACAAATGAAACATCTAACGAAATCGAACTGCTTTGGCATCAACTAAAGGCCACTTTTAATCGTACTTTAAGTTTCAGCCCATTGCTTAACTGGATAAAGCCGGAAACCCGCCAACTGGCCATTCAGAAACTGGCAGCCTTGACACTTGAGATTAACTCCTATACCGAGACTGATTTCGCTGCAGAGCTGGACAATCTGCAGCTGACCGTGGATGACTATGTTGAGAATATGCGACAGACTCGTCTCTTGTCGATGCGACAAGTGCGAGAAGAGATGCATCAGCCTGCCAAGCCTATAGAGGATGGCCAATTATTAAGCTACACTCCAGCCAATATACTCGTAGAGAACATCATCAAGGTGCCAGTTGCCATACTGCAACCCTATCAACTATGGAGCGAAGTGTATCCCAATGCCATCCTATATGGAACCTTGGCCTCGCTTATTGCCCATGAAATTATGCATACCTTCGACGATATGGGACGCAAGTTTGATCTCCATGGCAACGCACATGATTGGTGGGACGAAAAGTCAAGTGAGAATTTCCTGGAACGCCAAAAGTGCTTCACCGCCCAATATGCCAGATATGTGTACAACAACATTCGCCTGAAGGAATCTACATCCCAGTCGGAGAACATTGCAGACAACGGAGGTGTCCGTCTGGCCTATGCTGCCTATCGCAATTGGTACAATGCCGCACTTGCGAATCCTCAAACTCTAAAGCAGTTGGCCAAGGAGAAGCTACCAGGTCTAAACTACACTGGCAATCAATTGTTCTTTATTAGCTATGCTCAAATCTGGTGCAGCGATACACATTCTCGTCTCCGGCAAATACAATTGGCCACAGATGATCATGTGCCAGGCAAGTTTCGAGTAATTGGTCCACTTTCCAATTTCGAAGAATTCGCCAAAGAGTTCCAATGTCCATCTGGCTCACGCATGAATCCGAGTAagaaatgtaaaatttattaa
- the LOC111519356 gene encoding neprilysin-4, whose translation MKHIAFVLFLLWNASLCIQGHLLSQPDLELYHIQAQEQLISNHNDSLYVQRVMRLAKASEMRNYMDEKVDACDNFYELSCGNWPKIHPANDAHPRETNYEQLLVKAYRHKQQRLLERPANLKIDDSGVFKVKQFYASCLHYRQTPTALYRQQLAEIIGEFGRMPALALPGQEWPADEFDWLETVALIKRKYDLNIILLLQMIDDKIYVGQPHRFSPQPNQQGRELVNQITKQLEQHLNLAEDVAKETAMEIAELEEKLVKAMVDRPVGVLAQLRTADELDAAYSNEVNLTTYLENVLERPVDSNETFYQHVPSYLSHVLPILTETPTNVLANYIFHQLVMHFNYDLQSSSAVKQCLASVREHFPELLDYMVYQHYGDAATLEDIESVWQQVKGSFSEMLESKNSDWLAVLTRRQLLEQLNATRLVINGHANVNFSEKYQLLHFKNQDYLFNLRSILSHDRFKNKPTNQLSSPTYDAKSNAVLLPVALIQPNILWSRYYPRALRYGSIGTLLAQPLAHSFNDHSGWDSSSQEEYEKRKDCFKYQYGRLRLDGQYLAENEMQAQNMADNVAVQVAYLAYKSYLQQLAKSAIGTESLPTLNGTPQQLFFFSYGQLWCSDANEQFRDKQSLLNTRTPNPLRLLGSLANFADFANDFKCPRETRMNPSQKCQLY comes from the coding sequence ATGAAACACATCGCATTCGTATTGTTTTTGCTGTGGAACGCCAGTCTCTGTATACAGGGTCACTTGCTCTCTCAGCCCGATCTTGAGCTATACCACATTCAGGCCCAGGAACAGCTTATCTCTAACCACAATGATAGTTTGTATGTGCAGCGGGTTATGCGGCTGGCCAAAGCGTCGGAAATGCGCAACTATATGGACGAAAAAGTAGACGCCTGTGACAATTTCTATGAGCTAAGTTGCGGTAATTGGCCAAAAATACATCCGGCCAATGATGCCCATCCCCGGGAGACGAATTACGAGCAGCTTCTGGTCAAGGCTTATAGACATAAACAACAACGTTTGCTGGAGCGTCCGGCTAATCTGAAAATTGATGATTCTGGCGTGTTCAAGGTAAAGCAGTTCTATGCCAGTTGCCTTCATTACCGACAGACTCCAACGGCTCTCTATCGCCAGCAATTGGCGGAAATAATCGGAGAATTCGGCCGTATGCCCGCACTAGCTCTGCCGGGACAGGAATGGCCGGCAGATGAGTTCGATTGGCTAGAGACGGTGGCCCTCATTAAAcgaaaatatgacttaaatataatactGCTCCTACAGATGATTGACGATAAAATCTATGTGGGCCAGCCTCATCGATTTTCGCCACAACCTAATCAACAGGGTAGAGAACTGGTGAACCAAATTACCAAACAACTAGAGCAGCATTTAAATCTGGCAGAAGATGTGGCCAAAGAAACGGCAATGGAAATTGCGGAATTGGAAGAGAAATTGGTCAAGGCCATGGTGGATCGACCGGTGGGGGTGTTGGCCCAATTACGTACAGCCGATGAATTAGATGCCGCCTATTCTAATGAAGTCAACCTCACCACTTATTTGGAAAATGTTTTGGAACGGCCTGTGGATTCAAATGAAACTTTCTACCAACATGTGCCCAGTTATTTGTCGCACGTTTTACCCATATTGACGGAGACGCCAACGAATGTCTTGGCCAATTATATATTTCATCAGCTGGTAATGCACTTTAACTATGACTTGCAATCCTCATCCGCTGTGAAGCAGTGTCTGGCCAGTGTCAGGGAGCACTTTCCGGAGCTACTCGATTATATGGTCTATCAACACTATGGAGACGCAGCCACCCTGGAGGACATTGAGTCGGTTTGGCAGCAAGTCAAAGGAAGTTTCAGTGAAATGCTGGAATCTAAAAATTCTGATTGGTTGGCTGTATTGACTCGTCGTCAATTGCTAGAGCAGCTCAATGCCACTCGCCTGGTTATAAATGGTCATGCGAATGTGAATTTCAGTGAGAAGTATCAGTTATTGCATTTCAAAAATCAGGATTATCTCTTTAATTTACGCTCAATTCTTAGTCATGATAGATTTAAGAACAAACCGACTAACCAATTGTCGTCACCAACCTATGATGCTAAAAGTAATGCTGTTCTTTTGCCTGTTGCCCTGATCCAGCCCAACATTCTGTGGTCTCGTTATTACCCTCGTGCTCTGCGTTATGGCAGTATTGGGACTCTGCTGGCCCAACCTCTGGCACACAGTTTCAATGACCACTCGGGATGGGATAGTAGTTCTCAGGAGGAGTATGAAAAGCGCAAAGATTGCTTCAAATATCAATATGGACGTTTACGCCTTGATGGTCAGTATCTAGCCGAAAACGAGATGCAAGCGCAAAATATGGCAGACAACGTGGCCGTTCAGGTGGCTTACCTAGCCTACAAATCCTATCTGCAGCAATTGGCCAAATCGGCCATCGGCACCGAGTCCTTGCCCACCTTGAATGGTACCCCTCAGCAGCTTTTCTTCTTTAGCTATGGTCAGCTCTGGTGCAGCGATGCGAATGAGCAGTTCCGGGATAAGCAATCACTTCTTAATACACGCACTCCGAATCCCTTAAGGTTACTCGGCTCACTTGCCAATTTTGCCGACTTTGCAAATGATTTTAAATGCCCAAGGGAAACTCGTATGAACCCCTCTCAAAAGTGTCAGCTGTATTAG